The Chromatiales bacterium genome includes a region encoding these proteins:
- a CDS encoding thiopurine S-methyltransferase, with translation MDPQFWHERWERGEIGFHQAAINPHLEQHWPRLNLPAGTRVFVPLCGKSRDLLWLAGEGHRVVGVEISERAVQAFFEEHGLTPAVSEAGVFRRYVAAEIEILCGDFFALDRETLGPVEAVYDRASLVALPPAMRPDYATQLSGLLEAEATVLLVTFDYPQAEMEGPPFAVTEAEVRKHYMAGFEVQVLAAVDILADHPRFRQRGLTRLSEVVFMLRRRS, from the coding sequence GTGGACCCGCAGTTCTGGCACGAGCGCTGGGAGCGCGGCGAGATCGGCTTCCACCAGGCGGCGATCAATCCGCACCTGGAGCAGCACTGGCCGCGGCTCAACCTGCCGGCGGGCACGCGCGTGTTCGTGCCGTTGTGCGGCAAGAGCCGGGACCTGCTGTGGCTGGCCGGCGAGGGCCATCGCGTGGTGGGCGTGGAGATCAGCGAACGGGCGGTACAGGCCTTCTTCGAGGAGCATGGCCTGACGCCTGCGGTCAGCGAGGCGGGTGTCTTCCGGCGCTATGTGGCGGCGGAGATCGAGATCCTCTGCGGCGATTTCTTCGCCCTGGACCGCGAGACACTGGGGCCGGTGGAGGCGGTATACGACCGTGCCTCGCTGGTGGCCCTGCCGCCGGCCATGCGCCCGGACTACGCCACGCAACTGAGCGGCCTGCTGGAGGCGGAGGCCACCGTACTGCTGGTGACCTTCGACTACCCGCAGGCGGAGATGGAAGGCCCGCCCTTCGCCGTGACCGAGGCGGAGGTGCGTAAGCACTATATGGCGGGTTTCGAGGTGCAGGTGCTGGCGGCGGTGGACATCCTCGCCGACCACCCGCGCTTTCGCCAGCGCGGGCTGACACGGCTTTCCGAGGTGGTCTTCATGCTCCGCCGCCGGTCCTGA
- a CDS encoding DUF2189 domain-containing protein, which yields MAKTLHSDVHYGPELPEIHHVDAARPFQWLARGWHDFTHAPVTSLLYGAFFALLGWGLYSVSQGAPHFVLTYVAGFFLVGPFLASGLYTLAHRMEHHHPATLYHALTAWHRSGLQMAIYVALIAILMMFWIRFTWLMVGLAFEQGVTLDMSAMLGAVSSIGPGFEYMSMYVILGALFAALVFSISVVALPMLQDRRVDIVTAMLTSLQAVRQNPGAMAVWAVMIVALTAIGFATYMIGLIVTLPLLGYATWHAYRDMVPRHHD from the coding sequence ATGGCCAAGACCCTGCACAGCGACGTCCACTACGGCCCGGAACTCCCGGAGATCCACCACGTCGATGCCGCCCGCCCCTTCCAGTGGCTGGCGCGCGGCTGGCACGACTTCACCCACGCCCCGGTCACGTCCCTGCTCTACGGGGCCTTCTTCGCCCTGCTCGGCTGGGGCCTGTACAGCGTGAGCCAGGGCGCACCCCACTTCGTGCTCACCTATGTCGCCGGCTTCTTCCTGGTCGGGCCGTTCCTCGCCAGCGGGCTCTACACCCTGGCGCACCGCATGGAGCACCATCACCCCGCCACGCTCTACCATGCCCTCACGGCCTGGCATCGCAGCGGGCTGCAGATGGCCATCTACGTGGCGCTCATCGCCATCCTGATGATGTTCTGGATCCGCTTCACCTGGCTCATGGTCGGACTCGCCTTTGAACAGGGCGTCACCCTCGACATGAGCGCCATGCTCGGCGCGGTCAGCAGCATCGGCCCCGGCTTCGAGTACATGAGCATGTATGTGATCCTCGGCGCCCTGTTCGCGGCCCTGGTGTTCTCCATCAGCGTGGTCGCCCTGCCCATGCTGCAGGACCGCCGCGTGGACATCGTCACCGCCATGCTCACCAGCCTGCAGGCGGTACGCCAGAACCCGGGCGCCATGGCCGTCTGGGCCGTGATGATCGTGGCGCTCACCGCCATCGGCTTTGCCACCTACATGATCGGCCTGATCGTCACGCTGCCCCTGCTCGGCTACGCCACCTGGCACGCCTACCGGGACATGGTGCCGCGACACCACGACTGA
- a CDS encoding DUF2452 domain-containing protein, with product MQDKDHKRYQGERHEGEAQTAPYPLSRLAAQIDLVDVARELERADAAVNLRVSAKLEVIAGQIRALQAEARQVLESARQDQALHRAQCNFRRIPGHVYYLYRRAGGATYFSMLGPADWRGQPPHAFVGAYRLEADMSWVPADQPEADDSARRLVARLLDERGAG from the coding sequence ATGCAGGACAAGGACCACAAGCGTTACCAGGGGGAGCGGCATGAAGGCGAGGCGCAGACCGCGCCCTATCCGTTGAGCCGTCTGGCCGCACAGATCGACCTGGTCGACGTGGCCCGCGAGCTCGAGCGGGCCGATGCCGCGGTGAACCTGCGGGTGAGCGCCAAGCTCGAGGTGATTGCGGGACAGATCCGCGCCCTGCAGGCCGAGGCCCGGCAGGTGCTGGAGTCGGCCCGCCAGGATCAGGCCCTGCACCGCGCGCAATGCAACTTCCGGCGTATCCCGGGGCATGTGTACTACCTCTACCGACGTGCCGGCGGCGCCACCTATTTCTCGATGCTGGGGCCGGCGGACTGGCGTGGCCAGCCGCCGCACGCGTTCGTCGGCGCCTATCGCCTCGAGGCCGACATGTCCTGGGTGCCGGCCGACCAGCCGGAGGCCGATGACAGCGCGCGCCGCCTGGTCGCGCGACTCCTGGACGAGCGTGGCGCCGGATAA
- a CDS encoding outer membrane beta-barrel protein encodes MDARGPLCALFVSLLVPLPVMASETPAPLQEPPEESVLLGDFAYSANASLGYEYNDNIYATQDDTLSDTVLRASLAGNAASQWQRHVLKAGAGVTAARYVDYGTEDTTDYWGGLSGRYDFDASSNLFGGLSYSRLHEVRGSIDAVSGDEPTLYTRGQANVGVKRDIEAVSLTLAGSLNRLDYRNTPAGAVELFNGDRDRDESSVGLRTSHALSSRWSVFAQLRSDVRDYALRVDDAGYERSSSGYRAGVGARLDLGRRLQGELMLGFLSQEYDDAAFDDIGVPDYQGSLSWFISDDSHLRVDLVHTLEETTLPGSPGYLYRQLGMQWRQRFTEAVFGKFGLAYGQVDYQQASIEDDYYDVSAGLTHPLHEGVFAGMDLRHLRRDSNIPGDDFERNVFSVSINGRF; translated from the coding sequence ATGGACGCCAGAGGCCCCCTCTGCGCATTGTTCGTCTCGCTGCTGGTCCCGCTCCCGGTGATGGCCTCGGAAACCCCGGCGCCCCTGCAGGAGCCGCCGGAAGAGTCCGTGCTCCTCGGCGACTTCGCCTACTCCGCAAATGCCAGTCTCGGCTACGAATACAACGACAACATCTACGCCACCCAGGACGATACCCTGAGCGACACCGTGTTGCGTGCCAGCCTGGCCGGCAATGCCGCGAGCCAGTGGCAGCGGCATGTGCTCAAGGCCGGTGCCGGCGTCACGGCGGCGCGCTACGTCGACTACGGCACGGAGGACACCACCGATTACTGGGGCGGTCTTTCCGGGCGCTACGACTTCGATGCGAGTTCCAACCTCTTCGGCGGGCTGTCCTATTCACGCCTGCACGAGGTGCGTGGTTCCATCGATGCGGTCAGTGGCGACGAGCCCACGCTCTATACCCGAGGCCAGGCCAATGTCGGCGTGAAGCGGGATATCGAGGCCGTCTCGCTGACACTGGCCGGCAGCCTCAACCGGCTGGATTACCGCAACACGCCGGCCGGTGCCGTCGAGCTGTTCAATGGCGACCGTGACCGCGACGAGTCCTCCGTCGGCCTGCGCACCAGCCACGCGCTCTCGTCCCGCTGGAGTGTCTTTGCGCAGCTGCGCAGCGATGTGCGTGACTATGCCCTGCGTGTCGATGATGCAGGGTACGAGCGCAGCTCCTCGGGTTACCGTGCGGGCGTGGGTGCCCGGCTGGATCTGGGCCGGCGGCTGCAGGGCGAGCTGATGCTCGGCTTTCTGTCCCAGGAGTACGACGATGCGGCCTTCGATGATATCGGCGTGCCGGATTACCAGGGCAGCCTGAGCTGGTTCATCTCCGACGACAGTCACCTGCGGGTCGATCTCGTGCATACGCTCGAGGAGACGACCTTGCCCGGCTCGCCTGGCTACCTCTATCGACAACTCGGCATGCAATGGCGTCAGCGCTTCACCGAGGCGGTATTCGGCAAGTTCGGGCTTGCCTATGGGCAGGTCGATTACCAGCAGGCCTCGATCGAGGACGATTATTACGATGTGTCGGCCGGCCTCACCCATCCACTGCACGAAGGCGTGTTCGCGGGTATGGATCTGCGTCATCTGCGCCGCGATTCCAATATCCCGGGTGACGATTTCGAACGCAATGTGTTTAGCGTGTCGATCAACGGGCGTTTCTGA
- a CDS encoding protein kinase, translating into MMNPLRRQGRIWARRDFWLATLALLFLLGSWTSGLQWFESRLYDEAARLIPETEPGDAVVVIAIDEAAEQRYGSWPWSRARLAEVVARLGDARAVGFLPALDQPETPLALETVRAEITEGREALLARRDELRAQAPNTARRQSLERVESGLDKLATASYWLGKVDTDRQLATAIRQHGQVVLVAEYAATRSDRTAATGLHPLALEPATDWYLSGPLRLLASPPSEPGPLSLREPIEAYAAHARAIGAQPLWGDGERVRALTLAVPQGEARVPSFVTVLAAVARGVPLEDLAVLGEHGLRLGFRDVATGMQHRFHPLPPVTADGEPPVPVYSAAALLEGRIPSAALRDRTVLIGPTAPGAAPRLLAPAGGELAPVLWTAHGVASLIEDRAVTQPTWFHAAQRGLILLLALFLLALPARVYGGSSALLVVILVEVILLNASLLSLILARYWLPLGIPMLFLAVGYGALVVRHRIVDTIARSREEAFEARRLLGVNLHAQGQLDRAFDEFRKCRRDADTLYHLYQLGQDYERRRKFTRALEVYEYMAQAEPGYRDIGERIRRLKAVPDGNTARFLAPESAIDSTLVLDDSAIEKPMLGRYRLEAQIGRGAMGVVYLGIDPKIGRKVAIKTLNLTQEFEGTELEEVKWRFYREAEASGRLDHRNIVTVYDVGEEHDLAYIAMDFVPGHSLDETAREGSLLPVDEVLDIGIQVAEALDYAHKQQVIHRDIKPANMLYEPDERMVKLTDFGIARLIDNSKTRTGTLLGTPAYMAPEQITSQDVDGRADLYSLGVTLFQLLTGQLPFTSDSMANLVFKITSEKAPDLRSIRPELGADLARVVAKALHKEPDKRYQSGANMAAALRRVREQA; encoded by the coding sequence ATGATGAATCCCTTGCGTAGACAGGGCCGGATCTGGGCGCGGCGCGATTTCTGGCTGGCCACCCTGGCCCTGCTGTTCCTGCTCGGCAGCTGGACCTCCGGCCTCCAGTGGTTCGAGTCCCGCCTGTACGACGAGGCCGCCCGCCTGATCCCCGAGACCGAGCCCGGCGACGCCGTGGTGGTCATCGCCATCGACGAGGCCGCCGAGCAGCGCTATGGCAGCTGGCCCTGGTCGCGCGCGCGCCTGGCGGAGGTGGTCGCACGCCTGGGCGACGCCCGCGCCGTGGGTTTCCTGCCCGCGCTGGACCAGCCCGAGACCCCCCTGGCCCTGGAAACGGTGCGGGCGGAGATCACCGAGGGCCGCGAGGCACTGCTCGCCCGCCGCGACGAGCTGCGTGCCCAGGCGCCGAACACTGCGCGACGTCAGTCCCTGGAGCGGGTCGAGAGCGGACTCGACAAGCTCGCCACGGCCAGCTACTGGCTGGGCAAGGTGGACACCGACCGCCAGCTGGCGACGGCCATTCGCCAGCATGGCCAGGTGGTGCTGGTCGCCGAGTATGCCGCCACCCGCAGCGACAGGACCGCCGCCACGGGACTGCACCCGCTGGCGCTGGAGCCGGCCACGGACTGGTATCTGTCCGGGCCCCTGCGCCTGCTGGCCAGCCCCCCGTCCGAGCCCGGCCCCCTGAGCCTGCGCGAGCCCATCGAGGCCTATGCCGCGCATGCCCGGGCCATCGGCGCCCAGCCGCTATGGGGCGATGGCGAACGGGTCCGGGCGCTGACGCTGGCGGTGCCCCAGGGCGAGGCCCGGGTGCCGAGTTTCGTCACCGTGCTGGCGGCGGTCGCCCGTGGGGTGCCGCTGGAGGACCTTGCCGTACTGGGCGAACACGGCCTGCGCCTGGGCTTCCGTGACGTGGCCACGGGCATGCAGCACCGCTTTCATCCCCTGCCGCCGGTCACGGCCGATGGCGAGCCGCCGGTCCCCGTCTACTCGGCGGCGGCGTTGCTGGAGGGGCGCATCCCCTCGGCGGCGTTGCGCGACCGCACGGTGCTGATCGGCCCCACGGCCCCCGGCGCCGCCCCCCGGCTCCTGGCGCCGGCCGGGGGCGAACTCGCCCCGGTGCTGTGGACGGCACATGGCGTGGCCAGCCTGATCGAGGACCGCGCCGTCACCCAGCCGACCTGGTTCCATGCCGCCCAGCGCGGCCTCATCCTCCTGCTGGCCCTGTTCCTGCTGGCCCTGCCGGCGCGGGTGTACGGCGGCAGCAGCGCCCTGCTGGTCGTGATCCTGGTCGAGGTGATCCTGCTCAATGCCTCGCTGCTGTCTCTGATCCTGGCCCGTTACTGGCTGCCGCTGGGTATTCCCATGCTCTTCCTGGCGGTGGGGTATGGCGCCCTGGTGGTGCGCCATCGCATCGTCGACACCATAGCCCGCAGCCGCGAGGAGGCCTTCGAGGCGCGGCGCCTGCTGGGCGTGAACCTGCATGCCCAGGGGCAGCTCGACCGGGCCTTCGACGAGTTTCGCAAGTGCCGGCGGGATGCCGACACGCTCTACCACCTCTACCAGCTCGGCCAGGACTACGAGCGGCGGCGCAAGTTCACCCGTGCCCTGGAGGTCTACGAGTACATGGCCCAGGCCGAGCCGGGCTACCGGGACATCGGCGAGCGCATCCGCCGTCTCAAGGCGGTGCCGGACGGCAATACGGCCAGGTTCCTCGCCCCCGAGAGCGCCATCGATTCCACCCTGGTGCTGGACGATTCGGCCATCGAGAAGCCCATGCTCGGCCGCTATCGCCTGGAGGCCCAGATCGGCCGCGGGGCCATGGGGGTGGTGTATCTCGGTATCGACCCCAAGATCGGTCGCAAGGTGGCCATCAAGACGCTCAACCTCACCCAGGAGTTCGAGGGCACCGAACTCGAGGAGGTGAAGTGGCGCTTCTACCGCGAGGCCGAGGCCTCCGGGCGTCTGGATCACCGCAACATCGTCACCGTCTACGACGTGGGCGAGGAGCACGATCTCGCCTACATCGCCATGGACTTCGTGCCGGGCCACAGCCTCGACGAGACGGCCCGCGAGGGCAGCCTGCTGCCGGTGGACGAGGTGCTGGATATCGGTATCCAGGTGGCCGAGGCGCTGGACTATGCGCACAAGCAGCAGGTCATCCACCGCGACATCAAGCCGGCCAACATGCTCTACGAGCCGGACGAACGCATGGTCAAGCTCACCGATTTCGGCATCGCACGGCTCATCGACAACAGCAAGACGCGTACCGGCACGCTGCTCGGCACCCCCGCCTACATGGCCCCCGAGCAGATCACCAGCCAGGATGTGGACGGCCGCGCCGACCTGTATTCACTGGGCGTGACACTGTTCCAGCTGCTCACCGGTCAGCTGCCCTTCACCAGCGACAGCATGGCCAACCTGGTGTTCAAGATCACCAGCGAGAAGGCGCCGGACCTGCGCAGCATCCGGCCGGAGCTGGGTGCCGATCTCGCCCGGGTGGTCGCCAAGGCACTGCACAAGGAGCCGGACAAGCGTTACCAGTCCGGCGCGAACATGGCCGCGGCGTTGCGCCGTGTGCGTGAACAGGCGTAA
- a CDS encoding diguanylate cyclase, translated as MASRNPSERDCQLSDARPQVLLIDDSRSVVGLLKNRIEIASPARVLTASTLAGARELLEEAPNVAVAVAGLCLADAPNGEVVDFLHTQKVPVVVLTGNMDEQVRETILAKRVIDYVVKRQGDEVDYVVELVQRLCGNHELKVLVVDDGRTSRLMIRRLLEAHNYQVLEAEDGVQALEVLEEHPDVTMVLSDYQMPRMDGGELITRIRRRWTRNDMAIIGLSAQDDPTLSARLLKAGASDYLTKPFIEEEFYCRVHQNADLVRSIRAMRDASRRDYLTGLYNRRYLHDTGAKLYANARRGNLHLVAAMLDLDHFKHINDTYGHQAGDLALQHVAKLLRQSVRASDMIARYGGEEFCVLLANGDAGQPALVLERVRQVVADTPLDYDGQRIEITLSIGATGELGEGFEAMLDAADHLLYEAKAGGRNRVVLGADTAAG; from the coding sequence ATGGCATCCCGAAATCCGAGCGAACGCGACTGCCAGCTGAGCGATGCCCGGCCGCAGGTGCTGCTCATCGACGACAGCCGTTCGGTGGTGGGTCTGCTGAAGAACCGCATCGAGATCGCGAGTCCCGCGCGCGTGCTGACCGCCTCCACCCTGGCCGGTGCGCGCGAGTTGCTGGAGGAGGCCCCCAACGTGGCGGTCGCCGTGGCCGGGCTATGCCTGGCCGACGCGCCCAACGGCGAGGTGGTGGACTTCCTGCATACGCAGAAGGTGCCGGTGGTGGTGCTCACCGGCAACATGGACGAGCAGGTGCGCGAGACCATTCTCGCCAAGCGCGTGATCGACTACGTGGTGAAGCGCCAGGGCGACGAGGTGGACTACGTGGTCGAGCTGGTGCAGCGCCTGTGCGGCAACCACGAGCTCAAGGTGCTGGTGGTGGACGATGGTCGTACCAGTCGCCTGATGATCCGGCGTCTGCTGGAGGCCCATAACTACCAGGTACTGGAGGCGGAAGACGGGGTGCAGGCACTGGAGGTGCTGGAGGAGCACCCGGACGTGACCATGGTGCTGAGCGATTACCAGATGCCGCGCATGGACGGCGGCGAGCTCATCACGCGCATCCGCCGGCGCTGGACGCGCAACGACATGGCCATCATCGGCCTGTCCGCGCAGGACGACCCCACGCTATCGGCGCGCCTGCTCAAGGCCGGTGCCAGCGACTATCTCACCAAGCCCTTCATCGAGGAGGAGTTCTATTGCCGCGTGCACCAGAACGCCGACCTGGTGCGCAGCATTCGTGCCATGCGTGACGCCTCGCGTCGCGACTACCTCACCGGCCTGTACAACCGGCGTTACCTGCACGACACCGGCGCCAAGCTCTATGCCAATGCACGCCGCGGCAACCTGCACCTGGTGGCCGCCATGCTCGACCTCGATCATTTCAAGCACATCAACGATACCTACGGTCACCAGGCCGGCGACCTCGCCCTGCAGCACGTGGCCAAGCTCCTGCGCCAGTCCGTGCGGGCCTCCGACATGATCGCCCGCTACGGTGGCGAGGAGTTCTGCGTGCTGCTGGCCAACGGTGATGCCGGTCAGCCGGCACTGGTACTGGAGCGCGTGCGCCAGGTGGTGGCCGACACCCCGCTGGACTACGACGGCCAGCGCATCGAGATCACCCTGAGTATCGGTGCCACCGGGGAGCTGGGCGAGGGCTTCGAGGCCATGCTAGACGCCGCCGACCACCTGCTCTACGAGGCCAAGGCCGGGGGGCGTAATCGCGTCGTGCTCGGTGCGGATACGGCAGCAGGCTGA
- a CDS encoding MBL fold metallo-hydrolase: protein MRPFLCFLSVLLLLPLAASAGEIVRDYPADRVTDDVYVIHGPAGYPSVENQGFMNNPAFVLTDTGVVVIDPGSSLQAGRMVLKQLRGITDKPVTHVLITHVHGDHWLGNHAVEEAFPEAEILALPETIRLAKASQAEFWVNLMHNATEGFTAGTKAVLPGQAIDVAEELRVGGKTFRFYAPAKAHSNTDVMIELVEDSVLFAGDNLLNQRLARMDDGTFRGSIEACNVAEAIGATHVVPGHGPTGGNEIPGLFRRYLETVYGEAGRLYEQGLPDYEMKEAIVGQLADYQGWANFEDEIGKHISLAVLEYERAMFE from the coding sequence ATGCGTCCATTCCTGTGTTTCCTGTCCGTTCTGCTGCTCCTGCCCCTGGCCGCGAGTGCCGGCGAGATCGTACGCGACTATCCGGCCGACCGCGTGACCGACGACGTCTACGTGATTCACGGCCCGGCCGGCTACCCATCTGTCGAGAACCAGGGCTTCATGAACAACCCGGCCTTCGTGCTCACCGATACGGGGGTGGTGGTGATCGATCCGGGCTCCAGCCTGCAGGCCGGGCGCATGGTGCTCAAGCAGCTGCGGGGCATCACCGACAAGCCGGTGACCCACGTGCTCATCACCCATGTGCATGGTGACCACTGGCTGGGTAATCACGCGGTGGAGGAGGCCTTCCCCGAGGCCGAGATCCTGGCCCTGCCGGAGACCATCCGGCTGGCGAAGGCAAGCCAGGCCGAGTTCTGGGTGAACCTCATGCACAACGCTACGGAAGGCTTCACCGCCGGCACGAAGGCCGTGCTGCCGGGACAGGCCATCGACGTGGCCGAGGAGCTGCGCGTGGGCGGCAAGACCTTCCGTTTCTACGCGCCGGCGAAGGCGCACAGCAACACCGACGTGATGATCGAGCTGGTCGAGGACTCGGTGCTGTTTGCCGGTGACAACCTGCTCAATCAGCGCCTGGCGCGCATGGACGACGGCACCTTCCGCGGCAGCATCGAGGCCTGTAACGTGGCCGAGGCCATCGGCGCGACCCACGTGGTGCCGGGCCACGGTCCCACCGGCGGCAACGAGATCCCGGGTCTGTTCCGCCGCTATCTGGAAACAGTATACGGCGAGGCTGGACGCCTCTACGAGCAGGGGCTGCCGGACTATGAGATGAAGGAGGCCATCGTCGGCCAGCTCGCCGACTACCAGGGCTGGGCCAACTTCGAGGACGAGATCGGCAAGCACATCTCCCTGGCCGTGCTCGAGTACGAGCGCGCCATGTTCGAATAA